A genomic window from candidate division TA06 bacterium includes:
- a CDS encoding nucleotidyltransferase domain-containing protein — MTRQDILQILNESKEEIKKRYRAELKGVFGSYARGQQKPGSDVDVLVAWDNNAMFPAWACELKRISCLSDNRRPGHLQRYNAYQLTYAP; from the coding sequence ATGACCCGTCAGGATATTTTGCAGATATTAAATGAGTCGAAAGAAGAAATAAAGAAAAGATACAGGGCCGAGCTAAAAGGCGTTTTCGGCTCTTATGCCCGGGGGCAGCAAAAGCCCGGAAGCGATGTGGATGTTCTGGTTGCCTGGGATAATAACGCCATGTTCCCCGCGTGGGCGTGTGAATTGAAACGAATTTCGTGTCTATCAGATAACCGCAGGCCCGGTCACTTACAACGCTACAACGCTTACCAGTTGACTTATGCGCCTTAA
- the rpsO gene encoding 30S ribosomal protein S15 — MPLNKEKKQDVISAHKKHEGDTGSPEVQIALLTERINQLTGHLKANKKDHASRRGLLMMVGRRRRLLDYLNKRHAARYRAIVEKLDLRK, encoded by the coding sequence ATGCCTTTGAACAAGGAAAAGAAGCAGGACGTAATTTCGGCCCACAAGAAACACGAAGGCGACACCGGATCCCCCGAGGTCCAGATCGCCCTGCTGACCGAGAGGATCAACCAGCTGACCGGACACTTAAAGGCCAACAAGAAGGACCATGCTTCGCGGCGCGGACTTCTGATGATGGTGGGCCGCCGCCGCCGGCTGCTGGATTATCTCAACAAGCGCCATGCCGCCCGGTACCGGGCCATAGTGGAAAAATTAGATTTAAGGAAGTAA